From the genome of Tenrec ecaudatus isolate mTenEca1 chromosome 1, mTenEca1.hap1, whole genome shotgun sequence:
GCTACAGGGTCCCTGGCTGCTGCCCCCGAGACCTGCCAGTGGCTGGCAGCTGAGGGCCACAGCCAGCTGATCCTGCTACACTACAACTACTCCGGGCGCCTGGTGGGGCGCGGGGACCCTGAGGACGGGGGCCTGGGGGCCCTGCGAGGCCTCTTTGTAGCTGTGAGCTgcctggtggtgctggagaacctGGTGGTGCTGGCCGCCATCACCACGCGCATGCTGTCGCGGCGCTGGGTCTTCTACTGCTTGGTCAACATCACGCTGAGCGACCTGCTCACCGGCGTGGCCTACCTGGCCAATGTCCTGCTGTCCGGCCCGCGCACCTTCCGCCTGTCGCCCACCGAATGGTTCCTGCGGGAGGGACTCCTCTTCATGGCCCTGGCCGCCTCCACCTTCAGCCTCCTGTTCACCGCCATCGAGCGCTTTGCCACCATGGTGCACCTGGTGGCCGAGAGCCGGGCCACCAAGAAGGTGCGGGTGTACGGCTTCATGGGCCTGTGCTGGCTGCTGGCCGCGCTGCTGGGGCTGCTGCCGCTGCTCGGCTGGAACTGCGTGTGCCACTTCGCGCGCTGCTCCAGCCTGCTGCCCCTCTACGCCAAGGAGTACATCCTCTTCTGCGTGGTGGCCTTTGCCACCGTCCTGGCCACCATCACGGTGCTCTACGGTGCCATCTTCCGAGTGGTGCGCATCAGCCGGCGCCGCTCCCCGCGCGCGCGCCGCCTGCTGCGCACCGTGCTGCTCATCCTGGCGGCCTTCCTCGTGTGCTGGGGGCCGCTCTTCGGCCTGCTGCTGGCCGACGTCTTCGGCTCCACGCTCTGGGCGCAGGAGTACCTGCGCGGCATGGACTGGATCCTCACGCTGGCCGTGCTCAACTCGGCCATCAACCCGGTCATCTACTCCTTCCGCAGCCGCGAGGTGTGCCGCGCGGTGCTGGGCTTCCTGTGCTGCGCCTGCCTGCGCCTGGGCCTCCGCGGGCCCGGGGACTGCCTGGCGCGCGCCGCCGAGGCCCCCTCCGGCGCCTCCACCACCGACAGCTCGCTGCGGCCCCGGGACAGCTTCCGCGGCTCCAGGTCGCTCAGCTTTCGCATGCGCGAGCCCCTGTCCAGCATCTCCAGCGTCAGGAGCGTGTGAGGCCCACGTCGGCGTGACGGGACCGCTGCCAGGCGTGCTCTTGCACGCGGGGGTTCCCGGCGGCAGGAGAGGCCGGGCCCACGGGACTCCGGAGACGCGTGGTCAACAGACACCCTAGGCGTTCCCTGGGGACTGGGTGCCAAGATGGTTTCCAGAAACGTTGCTGGAAGtttccagccagagtgctcccctGGGGGGGCTTGTGTGTACGCTGGCTCCCCTGTGACTCTGCGGGGGGCCTGGGCCCAGGGTGCATGGGCCTGGCTGGGGGTTGGTGCCCCGGCAACAAGGACATTCAATGGTGGTACAAGACGGCCCGTGTCTCCCTCTTATTCATGTGTGTGCACGTGGGCAGGGCAGCGCTGGGGGCGCTTGGAGCAGTGAGTTGGT
Proteins encoded in this window:
- the S1PR4 gene encoding sphingosine 1-phosphate receptor 4, whose translation is MNATGSLAAAPETCQWLAAEGHSQLILLHYNYSGRLVGRGDPEDGGLGALRGLFVAVSCLVVLENLVVLAAITTRMLSRRWVFYCLVNITLSDLLTGVAYLANVLLSGPRTFRLSPTEWFLREGLLFMALAASTFSLLFTAIERFATMVHLVAESRATKKVRVYGFMGLCWLLAALLGLLPLLGWNCVCHFARCSSLLPLYAKEYILFCVVAFATVLATITVLYGAIFRVVRISRRRSPRARRLLRTVLLILAAFLVCWGPLFGLLLADVFGSTLWAQEYLRGMDWILTLAVLNSAINPVIYSFRSREVCRAVLGFLCCACLRLGLRGPGDCLARAAEAPSGASTTDSSLRPRDSFRGSRSLSFRMREPLSSISSVRSV